The DNA region GAAACATGATAGTTACCCTAATACCAACTCAAAAGGTAGATAGTAGAAACAGAGATAGacatagagagaaatagagataCAGAGTGAGGTAGAGATACCCCAGTGTTAGgagaatggaggagaaagaaagaggaatagaCATTAGACCGGACTCAATTCTCAACTGTCTAGGACTGTTTATTACCAGcaagggcacagaccttcctgaggGCATGGAGGTTGTGCGGGGAGGTGGATTTGGGGTCCAATTTATATGGTTCCTAACAAGGAAGAAAGGGGTAAAAATCATGCTGTAGTTACTTGGGGACTAGGGGCATGTACTTTTGGTTGGGTCCAGAGTGGAATGCCCCTCCTGGGGTGATGGGGACTTCCAGCCAGGCCTATGTTGGAATGATCTGCCTGCAGTCAGGCATGTGGTCAAGCATGTTGATGTGCACCTGGTGTTTCACTTGACCTGGGGAAATAAGGCAAGGGTCAATCCTTcacccagtaccagtacaaaatgcagagcaagagcgagagataccagtaccaggaaaaaatacaaaacagatgatatgtacatacatagataaatattGGATACATAAGGAGAAGTGAGATAGATATGTGAGAGAGACAAAAATATAGagaaagagggacagagacaaGAGTGATAGATATTACTACCAGAGCAAATAGATGAcagagatggatagatagatagatagatagatagatagatagaattaaATAGATGAGAGAGGGAAAATAAGGTACTCCAATACCAAAAaagataaatagacagataggtatggatggatggataaatggacagatagatgagagagagagagagatcccaataccagaacaaaagagaaatatagacagatggatgtatgcatgcatgcatggacagggtaagagagaaaaaagagatagaaactccagtaccagcacaaaataagatagatgatagatagatagatagatagatagatagatagatagatagatagatagatagatagataaatagatagatagaacagatagagagatagagggatagaCTTACCAAAAAAACTTTTacccaagactagtgctctaccacttgagccacagtgccacatccaacAAATAACCTTTTTGTTGTTCATCTGCATTAGCAATCTTGCCAATAGTTTTGATAATATAAATATTGCCCATGtcatgttttttgttatttttcattagtTGTGATTTGTCTCTGATAATTATCTCTGTGATTAAATAATACTTTGAAAATGGCATGccattgtttttttgtgtttttttttttttgccagtaatggggcttgaactcagggcctgagcactgtccctggcctctttttgctctgccacttgagccacagcgccacctctggctttttctatatatgaggtactgaggaatcgaacccagggcttcatgtatacaagacaagcacttttaccactaggccatattcccagccctggcttgccATTGTTAAGGCTCAATGCTGTTTTCACAACTCAAACTTAATTGGCTCCTGTAATTAACTCTGTTTCAAGCTACTTCActgtttattattaataattttcttAGGACCTGCTGATGTACCTTTGATGTCACCAAGTGGTACTTTACCGCCCATTTATCTACCACCTGGATATATGTCCCAGGTATGTTGGCATGGTTTTAATTTGGATGTTTAGTTCTAAATTATCATTTAACATTTTTCCCTATCTCACTGTTTGATAAAAGAAATTCTGGGGCTGAGAGGGGTGCTAGTATTCATAAATACCAGCtgctcagtagactgagatctaatAATTGTGGTTTAAGGCCAGGAAGACAATGGTGAGAaactttatctccatttaaccaacaaTAAGCTAGAACGGGAagcacagctcaagtgatagagagccagctgtgagcaaaaaattCAAGTGAGAGCAAaataatgccttgagttcaagtcctagtaccagcatacacaaaaaaattctGGAACACAATTTTTTCATCTTACTGTTATCATCATTGCATTATTGGTATGCTGGGAATACAGCCCAAGGTCTTTCCCATGTGAGGCAGTTGCTCTTCCAGTGAGCTGTATCTCCAGCCCTTGTTATCATTATTACTAAATagcaattggtgtgtgtgtgtgtgtgtgtgtgtgtgtgtgtgtgtgtgtgtgtgtgtgtactggtcctgagcttgaactcagggcctgggcattgtactTGACCATTTttacacttgatccacagctccatgtcgagctttttggtggttaattggagctaagagtgtcctagactttcctgccctaggctggccttgaactgtgattctcagatctcatcctcctaagtaactaggattattagtgtaagccaccagcaccccgtaAAGCAGTTTTAAAGTATTGTtcagaatgatttcttttttgccagtcctggggcttaaactcagggcctgagcactgtccctgggttctttttgctcaaggctagcactctaccagttgagccacagctccacatctggctttttccatatatgtggcactgaggaatcaaacccagggcttcatgtgtgctaggcaagcactctatttctaacccacattcccagcccaaaatgactGGTTTTTAGCCAAATCCCTCAGCCTTTTAAATGATGCCTAATTTATCTGCTGATTTCAGATGACTTTAATATTCAGTAATctccctttttttgttggttctgagTATGTGAATCTATCGTAATTAGCTAGTACAATTACTACAATTGTGACTTACTTTCCTGTGTCTATTGTCTTAGGTGATTGAAGAAAACGGAATTCAGAAAATCATCGTTGTGCCCCAGATTACTGACTACAACCTGCAGATGCCTGCTACAACACACGGATCTCAATATATGACACAACCACCTATTCTATATCCACCTGCTACTCAGATGATGTATCCTCCAGCTCCAGGAGAATATCCAGTAACTTACTTCCAAGAACCTGTTGTGCAGCAGCTGCCACCACCATTACCAACACTGCCACCGCTACCAGCTCTTCCACCAGCACCAACAACATACACATACCCAGATTACCACGGTACTGTATACTTTTCTTCAATAGAAACTATTATGCATTTGTTAAGCAAATTGAGATCACAATAACAGGGTGTTATTTGTACTAAAGTATAATATATTCATGTGGGAAATACCATGATGCAACACCTTTGTGCAACTAATACACACTGAAGGCAATGGATGACAGGAATGGAAGGCAGATTTTGTTGTGGGGTAGGTattggggaggaggagaaggagccaAGATTACTAATATGGTCAAAGCACTTCACATGCATGTATGGAAAAAAGTAATCTattgaattattttaagaaagggaGCGATAAAGGGGTGTTTGATGCATGGATAGAAATATTACAGTGAATTTCCCTTGTATAgccaatatatgctaataaaaatatatgctaattaaaaaaaacaatatatgttaataaaatgaatagattTAGACaacttatcaaatgaaaaaaagcagaaatagcAACATTCCCATGAACATTTGCCTTGTGTCATCAATCCTATGCACACACTTAGGTTTGTCTTAGGCAAGATGTTTCTTAAGCAGAATTTCCATTAATATTTCTTGTACTTTCATATAGCATGGATTTATTGATACTTATTTTTTACTGACTGAGTCTATAAAGTCCTActtgaaaacaagaaaagaatttaGTCAAgagccaagcactgatggctcactcctgtaatcctagctactccggaggctgagaatCACAcaggaaactcttttctccaattaagcaccaaaaagccagaagtgaagctgtggctcaaatggtaaaacactagccttgagcaaaaacgctcaaagacagcacccaggccctcagttcaagtcccagcaccagcataaaaaaaatcttggtcATTAAGACCATAGTCTAAGAATATTAAAAACATTAGAGGGTCAACATTACAACCATCTTAAAACcttaaaatctggaagtggcattaCTGCCTGTGAAAACATGtataatttgcttatttttatctttctgtaCATTTCAATACATTATCAACACACAGGGAGACACATATGTATTTTCCTAATACCCTATTAAAGCCAAATAAGAAAACTTTGAAACCAGGCTcacccctgtagtcctagctacttgggaggctgagatctgaggatcatggtgtgaagccagccatggcagaaaaggccatgagactcttatctccaattaaccaccagaaaaccaaagtggtgctgtggctcaaagtagtagactgctagccttgagcaataaagctcagggacagagcctagatgCTGAGTTTaattaagccccatgaccaacaccgcCTCACCACccccaaatgaaaaagaaagaaagaaaactgaaaagtaaAGCCTGGCTTTAAGTGTTCTTTGGTTGGTTAAGTTAAAAAACTtgaaatatgtaattattataattattaaacaTAATTCTTTTAGAAAGCTACTGTTATGGAAGAGCAAATTATAATGAATTTGATGAAAGACCTGTTAAGACAGGTgaatataagaagaaaatgaaagaccgCCCAGGAGGACGCAAAAACAAAGCTACTAGCACTACTGCTAATTACACTGTAGAGAGTGCTCCCCACGTCTACACTGTAGATGATGCTTGGAGCTCTTACACTGTGGATGATACGTTGAGCACTTGCAGTGACAACAGTACCTCATGCACCTACACTGTTGTCAATCCTACCAACACTGATGTTCCTGATGAAacccccagcacttctgctgaTGGTGCCCATGACATGGTCACCACTGACACTACTTTTTGTTCCAACACCACTGACAGCACTGATTGTGCTTCCACAACTACCACCTCTGATAGACTTGTAAGCTCATCTGTAGTTGAGAATCCTTCAGGCTCTTCCACCTCTGCCAGTGCTGCCAATGTTTCCATCTCCGAAAATGTACCTAGTATCATTGAGAATTCCCTCACTACTACCAGTGCTCCCAGCACTACCTGTGATGAATCCAGTGCTCCCAACGTAATCAATGATGAGCCTACTGCTTCTAGCACAGCCGacattgaacccagtgcttcaagcCCATCCAGTGCTGAGCCCAGTACTCTCAGTGCAACCAGTGCGGAGTCTACTGATCTCCTCAAATTCAGTGCTCCTTCTACTGAGCCCAGTGTTTCTCTTGTACTGAGTGATCTCAGCACAACCAGTGCTGAGACAGATGCTCCTAGCAGTGAGCCGAGTGCTCCCCTTACATCCAGTGTTGAGCCTAGTACTTCCAGTGCTGAGCCTAGTGCTCCCCTTACATCCAGTGTTGAGCTTAGTACTCCCAGCACAACCAGTGCTGAGCCTAGTGCTCCCCTTACATCCAGTGTTGAGCTTAGTACTCCCAGCACAACCAGTGCTGAGCCTAGTGCTCCCCTTACATCCAGTGTTGAGCCTAGTGCTCCCAGCACAACCAGTGCTGAGCCCAGTGCTCCCAGCACATTCAGCACTGAGCTTTGTGCTCCCCTCGTATTCAGTGTTGAGCCTACTTCTCTAAGCACAATCAGTACCGAGTCTACTGATCTCCTCACATCCAGTGCTCCCATCATACCTAGCACTGAGCCTAGTGCTCCTAGCACACCCTGTTCTGAATCCAGTGTACCTAGCACATCCAGTGCTGAGTCTAGTACTCCTAGCACATCCAGTGTTGAATCCAGTGTACCTAGCACATCCAATGCTGAATCcagtgctgatcctagggctccCAGCACTCCAATTACTGAGCCCAGTGCTCCCAGCACATCTAGTGCTGAAACCAGTACTTCTGGTGCATCCAGTGCTGAGCCCAGTGCTCCTAACACCTCCAGCACCAAGTCCACTGCTCCCACTACATCTGGAGCTGCTAGAGCTGGAACTAATTATGGAAAGAATCAGCGAccaagaaatggagaaaacaaacaaaaatcaactggaaaaaaaaatcagagccaaTCATCTAGTGCATCACTAAAAGGTAAATATAGGAGTTTTGTTTCGTTGCTGAGTGTAGAAATCTTTAGGAATATcagtgccttttaaatatttaaatgttattttctactttcatttctttgtctgtttgtGCCTCTACCTgtaaattattcatttattttaaagttagtcatattattattatttggtggtAATGATTCGAGCTTAGAGCTtctcacttgccaggcaggtgcatTACTGCTTGAGCAAGGCACTagcatttcattgtttttattttttgcttatttgactgatgctctaccacttgagcacacttCCAGCTCTGTGCTGGGTATTTTTCACACAAGCTTTtatttcctgcctatgctggcctgGACTTCAGTCTTATTTACACTCCACTCAACTTTCTTTCTGCTGAGATAGGGcatagttaactttttttttcttttctttccatggcTGGCCTGGGACTGAAGTCTCCTGATTTTATTCTCCCACTCATCTGGGATGATATGCACACGATTAAAGCCAGactattattgttttttgtggAAAAAGAATTGCagactggaaacatggctcaagtggtagagtaccagctgagaaaTAATTGTAAACATTTATAGGGTACAATGTGGTGTTTTGATATATGAATATGACATGAAATTATTCAGTCAATAACTCCCTATTCTCTCCCTTCCCACTGTACCTCTTCTCCATCACTCCTTTTTTACTTCTGAGTATTCAGCTATATTAGAGTCCACAGATAAATaagatcatgggctgggaatatggcctagtggcaagagtgcttgcctcatatacatgaagccctgggttcgattccccagcaccacataatatagaaaatggccagaagtggcgctgtggctcaagtggcagagtgctcgccttgagcaaaatggagccagggacagtgctcaggccctgaggccaaggcctgggactgacaaaaaaaaaaagataagatcaCTATTTTGTGTGCAATATCTTCCCAAGTTCATCTGTGCTATAGCAATCACAACTGAATAGTATGAAATGGCACCATTAACTTGCTTTTTAAAACCTTGAAGAGAGTTGGAGGTATAACTCAATGATAGAATTCTTGCCTAGTGTGCATAAGGCCAGggattcaattcccagcaccacaaaaagttaaaaatgtaatTATCCTTGTACAAAATTGCATGCCTCCAATGCAAAATTGCATTTCTTGACAgggaaatatataatattttgcaAAAATATAATGCTAACCaatttatatgattttatttagGGCAAGGGTTTGTTATTTCTCTTTTGCTAGAATTTTTTTAACACACTTTGGACTGCTTGTCTCTTGTAAATAGTTTAGTGTGAGTACTTGTCCAGGTGAGGATATAGTTGTAGTGAGATAATAAATATAAcactcctttcttttgtttttgccaatgtAATGCTGTGTTTATGATGTTTGCTTACTTTTAGAATGCACTAAGCAACCTGAAAAATCATGTCGTTTCAACATTGAGAAGCCCATTGTAAGTAACTAAAATGAAGGAGAATTCTTTTTCGTTTATTTTTGTCTGTCTCAAACCTGCAAATTTAGTGGGATGCTTCCCTAGAACCATTTCAATTTGCAACTTTTAACTGGTTAAAAGTTCATAGTCTCTTTTAACAATCCAATAAATAAAGAGCCAGTGAGGCATTGTTACAGACAGGATTCATGGCTCACTGAGATTCATCACAATATGTAAGAACCTAATAAGAGGAGAATAATCTATTTATCATCAAAAAAGACTAATGGAgtggggcaccaatggctcactcctgtaatcctagctactcagggggctgagatctgaggatcatggcaaagccagcccaggtaggaaagtcggtgagactcttagctccaattaaccaccagaaaaccagaagtggtgctgtggctcaagtggtagagcactacccttaagctgaagggacagtacctaggcccaaagttcaagccccacaactgacaaaaaaaaaaagactaaagactGTATTATAAATCAATCACATGTTATAGTTTTAAGTATGCTTctcatattttactattttaggtTTCCGATGTTCAAAACAGGTCTGCTATAATTACATGGAGTCTGTGTGGCTATGATGAAAGTGATGATATAAAACCTCCAGTAACATTTGAACTGGCAATGTCTACTACAGGAAAAAATggcaaatttaaaaatacttacacGTAAGTCTTTTTAATCATTTCTGCTTTCCCACACTTCAGTTATGCTATCTGAATATATAGATCCCCAAATTATACTTAATAGGTTGAATTCTCATTTTTTCTAAGCTTTGAATACATTTGGAGAAATCATTTTCTAAATAGTATTAGGTTACCAAGTCAGCCCACAAAACTTATTGGATTATAAAATTGTTAGAACTGCATATTTTCAATATCAACTAGCTCATTCTACAGAGTTCCTGTtagaaaagaaattattattacttttttagccagtcctgtggcttgaacacagggcttaggcactgtgcctgaggtttttggttctgttttgtttcgttttttgctcaagactggtactctaccacttgagccacagctccacgtctcattctgtgtgtgtgtgtgtgtgtgtgtgtgtgtgtgtgtgtgtgtgcgtgcatgtgtgcatgcgtgcgtgcatgtgtgtctgtgtttaggtaagagtctcataaacttctttcctctctgggccaGCTCCAAActgttattctcagatctcagcctcctaaatagccagaattataggcatgagccattggtgcctagttTACTATAACCAGTTTGCACACATATAAAGTGAGTTGAAGTGATCCAGTTTTGAGGAAAATCATGTTTCTTTGTCAGCTGAATATATAAGTTAGAGACTGCTTGCTTAGCTTTCAAATATGCATGATATCCATTGTAAACAAAAGTTTTCTTCACAGTGGTGACCAACTTTCATTTACCCTACATAATCTACAACCGTCCATGACCTATTTTTTAAGGTAAGAACTCCATCCTACACAACCAACACCTAACTCATAGTGAATCAACATTTTCTAGCCTTTACCAATTCACTACTTCCTACAATCAGCCTAGTTATTTGCAAGCAACTTAGTCTTTCTTTCAAGCTTCAAAACAACCTCCTTCAAATCTGGCAGTAGTTCACGTCCTTTCATTTAGAAAAGAAGCTTTGGGAGCCACCTGCAAGGACCCAACTTTGCTCTGTTAACTCATAGTTTATCATTAGTTCTTAGGAAGTCTATCCAAAAATACACACTTGTGATTCCAATCTTTGAAAGCTTACAATAATTGTCCTTATGTTTTTAGAGTTGCGGCTAGAAGAGGCTCAAATTATAAAATCGTGTCTGAAGTGGTTAATTTCACAACACCAGGCTGTGAGCCGGACCGTCCACATGCACCTAAGCTCATTAATCGATCAAAAAGCACTCTGAATTTGCAGTGGAAAGTAAGGATTTGATTGACAGAAGCACCCCAATAGAGTTGTAAAACACTTCCTGCTGGGTTGTGAATTACAAATATGGAATTATGCCTGTCTGATGTAACGATCTTTCTGTTCTTCCTATCTAGATCAGGTGTCAaataacttgaaaaaaatcaacaataattGTAATAATTAGTTAAAGCTTAATTAGCACTTTCTACAACCTAAATTTAGTTACTTATAATCATACTAGTAAAATCTGTCTCTCTGACCTAagtgttattttctttattgtatatAACCTATAAAATACAACATAAAATCTAGACATGTCTTATAGAGGGTATTTTAACTTCAAATTTTGAttccttttaaaagaaagtatCAGCATATTTTATATCAGCATACTGATTGTATATCTATAATTAATATTGCCTTAAATGTATTActtatatgcacatgtacataatatacatagcatatatgtatatgcatgtaaaaACAGGCCATTATAATTATATCTCTCTGATATTTTTAGGGCTCCAATGAAAATGGTTCCAAAATTAACAGCTTTCTTCTAGAATGGGATGAGgtataccattttatttttaaaagcacttgATTATGAATGATTAATGTTATGATGAATTTGTCTTGTTAATCATTGCGCTTTCTAATAGtctttttgtatgtgtttctAAGGGGAAAGGCGAAAATTTCAAAAGTTGTTATACAGGGACCATGAAACAACAAAAGTTCCTAAAACTGACTGCTTCTACCAAATACTCGTTCAGATTAGCTGCCAGAAATAACTTTGGCCTGAGGTATATTGAATTATTTGCAGCATTTTAAAGTCTGTACTTCTATAAGAACCTATAACTAATTTATTCATCCCAATCTAATTTTGCAGTGATTTCAGTGAAATCGCAGCCTTTTACACATCTGGGGCTATACCTCCAACACCTTTGCCTCCTAAGCTAAAAGAAGCTGATATCTTTAGTTTGTCACTGGAATGGTGTGCACCAGCCAGTATAAACTCACAAAGCCATCTCACTTATGTGTTGGAAATGGAGGAACCAGGAACTGTAAGTTTCCATTCACATATTGTAATCTTCAACCTCATTATTATGTACATTTCACATacatttctcacttggaaaaatataaatttgatgACTTATACGTTCTACTTAATCAATTGAATCCAGAATTGAAGGATTCCTGAGTCTCTAGATTGTCAATGGGGAGGATGGAATCAATGCAGATCAGTTTCGAAAGCCTGTGTAAGCACTCTAGTCCTGAAAATTATCTAAAGGCAATGGTAGCCAGACTTACAGCACAGAGACTTAGAGAAATGTGTTAGTATAAAAATCTTTAGCTCTTTAACATAATTCCACCAAGCTATGTTCTTTCCTGGTCATGGATTCCTAATGGGAGTGGGTAACTATTTCACCCCATTCAATGTTCAACTTTATACTAAAAAGGCaagccaatttttaaaaagtagttgtgAATTACTACATATATATCTATGGAGACACTAGGTagataggagagagagaaagggacagagacagagacagagatggcactggtgactcactcctgtaatcctagctatcaaggagactgagatctcaggatcacagttcaaagcctagacaggaaagtctgtgagtctcttatcttcacttaaccaccagaaaaccagaagtgtggtactgtggctcaaagtggtagaacactagccttgagcaaaagggctcaggtaCAGCTCCCAGATCTtgatttcaagtcccacaaccaaccaaaaaaaggaaatatatagatacagatagatataAAACTTTGAGAAGGGTTCTGTGTTGTAATTAATATGCTAAGAACGTTCACATGTATTATCTTATTAACTCCCGAGGTAAAGGGTCCATTCGAAGTCGAAATTATCTCCATTTCTTAACATGGAGATATTACAGTTCAGAAAGACTAGGCCACTTGTTCAGGACCACCCAGATGGAAAATAACTTGAAGCT from Perognathus longimembris pacificus isolate PPM17 chromosome 28, ASM2315922v1, whole genome shotgun sequence includes:
- the LOC125343054 gene encoding fibronectin type III domain containing protein 3C1-like, with the protein product MESQLVSTFTYMPLVTPFMNPSQQMEGYQDASNTPQIVTYPKRYNRWSARPQYWIILVQVNPGEILTIKADDGTIQNIHGPADVPLMSPSGTLPPIYLPPGYMSQVIEENGIQKIIVVPQITDYNLQMPATTHGSQYMTQPPILYPPATQMMYPPAPGEYPVTYFQEPVVQQLPPPLPTLPPLPALPPAPTTYTYPDYHESYCYGRANYNEFDERPVKTGEYKKKMKDRPGGRKNKATSTTANYTVESAPHVYTVDDAWSSYTVDDTLSTCSDNSTSCTYTVVNPTNTDVPDETPSTSADGAHDMVTTDTTFCSNTTDSTDCASTTTTSDRLVSSSVVENPSGSSTSASAANVSISENVPSIIENSLTTTSAPSTTCDESSAPNVINDEPTASSTADIEPSASSPSSAEPSTLSATSAESTDLLKFSAPSTEPSVSLVLSDLSTTSAETDAPSSEPSAPLTSSVEPSTSSAEPSAPLTSSVELSTPSTTSAEPSAPLTSSVELSTPSTTSAEPSAPLTSSVEPSAPSTTSAEPSAPSTFSTELCAPLVFSVEPTSLSTISTESTDLLTSSAPIIPSTEPSAPSTPCSESSVPSTSSAESSTPSTSSVESSVPSTSNAESSADPRAPSTPITEPSAPSTSSAETSTSGASSAEPSAPNTSSTKSTAPTTSGAARAGTNYGKNQRPRNGENKQKSTGKKNQSQSSSASLKECTKQPEKSCRFNIEKPIVSDVQNRSAIITWSLCGYDESDDIKPPVTFELAMSTTGKNGKFKNTYTGDQLSFTLHNLQPSMTYFLRVAARRGSNYKIVSEVVNFTTPGCEPDRPHAPKLINRSKSTLNLQWKGSNENGSKINSFLLEWDEGKGENFKSCYTGTMKQQKFLKLTASTKYSFRLAARNNFGLSDFSEIAAFYTSGAIPPTPLPPKLKEADIFSLSLEWCAPASINSQSHLTYVLEMEEPGTGLGFKPTYNGEDFSCTITNLQRSTTYKFRIFSYNMEGRSNPSTEVKYTTCPDKPGAPTQPFVKGKIHAHKVKIGWQSPKDNGGAHILSYTLEVNDNLDNLVLFPSENVWNIIYNGSIREFLYDHLQPDKIYKLRVFCTSPVGHSQPSDELTIQTPALAPSNRTQSSNHKNKSKETSSRCGNPPATSNSEALVLARNTGSNQDGGPEHTDRLRPHPVPCESAPVLRPPSQCSTPVLTCKGPTCVIVSWTIPECNGAEITDYKLEWGQTEDSMQLIYTGTCLRYEVKSLIPATTYFCRVQAVNVVGAGQFGESATVTTLATVPSIVQNLQEDPNKVPENLASSCLAIKWEEPICNGSPVTGYNIEYGDRRIMAVDTVTECILRNLQPDTMYKIRIQAINHYGLSPFSQPIRSKTKPLLLDPPPLECSILGHQSLKLKWGNNANRRILSSFISYNLFMKDRSDRFSVIYHGPCQTHRVQRLTECTEYSFKIQACNEAGEGPESDIYVFTTKKTPPATLKAPRIHRLKYNACEIKWGSLEPINGDPIVYNLQVITDKGTEQLYKGPNTSFNYSNFITNTNYQFRVCAGRQYKTSAGKQELWGPYSPTSIFLTPRNSRGRGAHDRRDDHKLRIELSDESFIFILVIGFATVALLSAASIQTFLIS